In Klebsiella aerogenes, the DNA window TTACGGTAGAAATCGCTGTTATCAATCACGCCATACAGCAGGTCAGCCTTCTGCTGGTTGATTTTGTCCATTGCGGCCACGCCGCCCTGCTCTTTCAGCCACTTGAACACCAGTCCCGCCAGATACCAGGCAAAGGTCGGCGGCGTGTTGAACATCGAGTCGTTATCGTTCAGCACGGTGTAATCGAGGATCGATGGGCAGGCAACGTGCGCTTTACCCAGCAGATCTTCACGTACGATAACCAGCGTTAAACCCGCTGGACCGATATTTTTCTGCGCGCCAGCGTAGATAACGCCGTAACGGCTGACGTCAATGTCATGCGAGAGAATGGTGGAGGAGAAATCCGCCGTCACGACAACGTCATCGCCAAAATTCGGCGTTTCATTGATGGCGATACCATCGATGGTTTCATTCGGGCAGAAGTGCAGATATGCCGCGCCCGGCGTCAGCTGCCATTCGCTCATTGGTTTGACCGCCCGCAGGCCGTCGAGGGTAATTTTGGCGTCGATAACGTTCGGCGTGCAGTATTTTTTGGCTTCTTTAACCGCGCTGGCTGCCCAGTAACCGGCATCCACATAATCTGCTGTCGTCTTGTCGCCAAGCAGGTTTAACGGAATTCCGGCAAACTGGCCGCGACCGCCACCATGGCAGAACAATACTTTATAGTTGGAAGGGATGTTGAGCAGATCGCGGAAATCCTGTTCTGCCGTTTCAGCCACCTGGATAAACTCTTTACCACGGTGACTGATTTCCATTACCGACGTCCCCAGACCGTGCCAGTCACACAGTTCCTGTTGCGCCAGTTTGAGAACTTCTGCCGGCAGCATTGCCGGGCCCGAACTAAAGTTATAGACCTGAGCCATTTCCCCTCACCACGTTGCTATATTGTCTGCACGCGACCCATCGCGGGCATAAGTTATTCCTGTGGCTATCGGTTTTATCATTCAGTGACACACACCGCAACGAGTAAAACTAAGTGGCCCCGAAATGAGGCCACCGTCACACAAAAGAATCTACCAGCTTGACGTCATAAAACCGACATAATCGCTGTCGGGGGATCGCTTTCAATCGCCTTTCCGTTGTCCATTCTGCATTTGGCGTTTCTCCCCATCCCATTTGGTCCCCTATTCTTTTTCTCGGTCGTCGCGGCTAACGACATAGCCACATACGGGCAAAACCCGTATCATTGACCATCCTGCCAACCATAAACGAATTGCTATGACCCAGACATTTATCCCCGGCAAAGATGCCGCCCTGGAAGACTCCATCGCTCGCTTCCAGCAGAAACTGCTCGACCTCGGATTTGATATCGAAGAGGCCTCGTGGCTGAACCCGGTGCCGCACGTATGGTCCGTTCATATTCGCGATAAAGAGTGCGCGCTGTGCTTTACCAACGGTAAAGGCGCCACCAAAAAGGCAGCCCTGGCCTCCGCGCTGGGTGAGTACTTCGAACGTCTGTCCACCAACTACTTCTTCGCCGACTTCTGGTTAGGTGACACGATCGCGAACGGTCCGTTCGTTCACTACCCGAACGAAAAGTGGTTCCCACTCACTGAAGACGATGAAGTACCGGAAGGTTTGCTGGATGCCCGTCTGCGCGCTTTTTACGATCCAGACGATCAGTTGACCGCCAGCATGTTGGTGGATCTGCAGTCCGGCAATGACGAACGCGGCGTATGCGGTCTGCCGTTTACCCGTCAGTCCGACGGCGAAACCGTCTATATCCCGATGAATATTGTCGGCAACCTGTATGTCTCTAACGGTATGTCTGCCGGTAATACCCCGAATGAAGCGCGCGTGCAGGGCTTGTCTGAAGTTTTCGAGCGTCATATCAAAAACCGTATCATCGCAGAAAGCATCAGTCTGCCGGAGATCCCGGCCGAGGTGATGGCGCGCTATCCGGGCGTCGTTGAGTCGATCGCCAAACTCGAAGCCGAAGGTTTCCCTATCTTCGCTTACGACGGTTCGCTGGGCGGTAAATACCCGGTTATCTGCGTGGTTCTGTTTAACCCGGCTAACGGCACCTGCTTCGCCTCTTTTGGCGCCCACCCGGACTTCGGCGTGGCGCTGGAGCGCACGGTTACCGAGCTACTGCAGGGCCGCAGCCTGAAAGATCTCGATGTCTTTACGCCGCCGACCTTCGATGATGAAGAAGTCGCCGAACACGCCAACCTGGAAACTCATTTCATCGATTCCAGCGGCCTGATCTCCTGGGATATGTTCAAGCAGGATGCCGACTACCCGTTCGTTGACTGGAATTTCTCCGGCACCACCGAAGAAGAGTTCGCCACCTTGATGGCCATCTTCAAAGCCGAAGACAAAGAAGTCTACATCGCCGACTACGAACATCTGAGCGTCTACGCCTGTCGTATCATCGTTCCGGGCATGTCGGATATCTATCCAGCGGAAGACCTGTGGCTGGCCAACAACAGCATGGGCGCGCATCTGCGCGACACCATTCTGTCTCTGCCGGGTAGTGAGTGGGAAAAAGAAGATTATCTGGCGCTCATTGAGCAGATGGACGACGAAGGTCTTGATGACTTTACCCGCGTACGCGAGCTGTTAGGTCTGGCGACCGGCAAAGATAATGGCTGGTATACCCTGCGCATCGGCGAACTAAAAGCGATGCTGGCATTGGCCGGTGGCGATCTGGAACAGGCGCTGATCTGGACCGAGTGGACCATGGAATTCAATGCGTCCATCTTCAGTCCAGAGCGCGCCAACTACTATCGCTGCCTGCAAACGCTGCTGCTGTTGAGCCAGGAAGAAGAGCGCCAGCCTCTGCAATATCTGAATGCCTTTATCCGCATGTACGGCGTGGAAGCGGTGGAAGCCGCCAGTGCCGCCCTGAGCGGCGAAGCGCCGTTCTACGGCCTCCAGGCGGTAGATAGCGACCTGCGCGCCTTCCCGGCCCATCAGTCATTACTGAAAGCCTACGAAAAGCTCCAGCGTGCGAAAGCTGCTTTCTGGGCCAGCTAACCCATTAGGGGTAAATTGCGTTGTTTACGGAGCCCTCTGCGGCTCCGTTTTCTTAATTTGTGCCGAAATGACGAGAATCTGTAGGTGTAAAGTTAATCATAAGTAAAATCCAATCTTTGGTAATTTTTAGATTGTTAATTTTAATAAAAATACTCCATTTTAATTAACTGTAATCAATGCTCACCGAAGGAAATTTTCAACATAATTTGCAAATATTAAAAATTATTTTCTCATTAAAAAACAAACAGATACAGTTATTTTAATCTAATTCCATACGCAAAATGGGCCTATGACTCCGGCCGGATATGATCTACATCAATTTCCCTTCTATAATGCTTTGTTAGTATCACACCGCCAACTTATATAAAGAGAGAGTTAGTGTGAAAGCTGACAACCCTTTTGATCTTTTACTCCCTGCCGCGATGGCGAAAGTCGCCGAAGAAGCAGGTGTCTATAAAGCGACGAAGCACCCGATGAAGACCTTTTATCTGGCGATTACCGCTGGCGTCTTTATCTCCATCGCTTTTGTATTCTATATCACGGCGACCACCGGTACTGCCGCAATGCCATTCGGTATTGCCAAGCTGATTGGCGGGGTATGCTTCTCACTAGGTCTGATTCTTTGCATCATTTGCGGCGCCGACCTGTTCACCTCTACCGTACTGATCGTCGTGGCGAAAGCCAGCGGGCGCATTACCTGGGGTCAACTGGCAAAAAACTGGCTTAACGTCTATGTTGGAAACCTGATAGGCGCGCTGCTGTTTGTACTGTTGATGTGGTTATCTGGCGAATATATGACTGCTAACGGCGGATGGGGCCTGAATGTTCTGCAAACAGCCGATCACAAAATGCACCATACATTCATTGAAGCCGTAAGCCTGGGTATCCTGGCTAACCTGATGGTTTGTCTGGCCGTCTGGATGAGCTACTCCGGCCGCAGCCTGATGGATAAAGCGATGATTATGGTGTTGCCGGTAGCGATGTTTGTCGCCAGCGGCTTTGAACACAGTATCGCTAACATGTTTATGATCCCAATGGGTATCGTAATTCGCAACTTTGCGAGCCCGGAATTCTGGACCGCTATCGGTTCAACTCCGGAGAGTTTCTCTCACTTAACCATTATGAATTTCATCACTGATAACCTGATTCCGGTCACTATCGGAAACATCATCGGCGGTGGTCTGTTGGTTGGGTTGACGTACTGGGTCATTTACCTGCGTGGCGACGACCATCATTAATGGTTGTCTCAGGCAGTAAATAAAAAATCCACTTAAGAAGGTAGGTGTTACATGTCCGAGCTTAATGAAAAGTTAGCCACAGCCTGGGAAGGTTTCGCGAAAGGTGACTGGCAGAACGAAGTCAACGTCCGTGACTTTATCCAGAAAAACTACACCCCGTATGAAGGTGACGAGTCCTTCCTGGCTGGCGCAACCGACGCGACCACCAAGCTGTGGGACAGCGTAATGGAAGGTGTTAAACAGGAAAACCGCACTCACGCGCCTGTTGATTTCGACACCTCCCTCGCATCCACCATCACTTCTCACGACGCGGGCTACATCGAGAAAGCGCTCGAGAAAATCGTTGGTCTGCAAACTGAAGCTCCGCTGAAACGTGCGATTATCCCGTTCGGCGGTATCAAAATGGTTGAAGGTTCCTGCAAAGCGTACAATCGCGAACTGGACCCGATGCTGAAAAAAATCTTCACTGATTACCGTAAAACTCACAACCAGGGTGTGTTTGATGTTTACACCAAAGACATCCTGAACTGCCGTAAATCCGGCGTGCTGACCGGTCTACCAGATGCCTACGGCCGTGGCCGTATCATCGGTGACTACCGTCGCGTTGCGCTGTACGGTATCGACTTCCTGATGAAAGATAAATACGCTCAGTTCCAGTCTCTGCAGGCGAAACTGGAAAGCGGCGAAGATCTGGAAGCGACTATCCGTCTGCGTGAAGAAATTTCTGAACAGCATCGCGCTCTGGGTCAGATCAAAGAAATGGCAGCAAAATACGGCTGCGATATCTCCGGTCCGGCAACTACCGCTCAGGAAGCTATCCAGTGGACCTACTTCGGTTACCTGGCTGCCGTTAAATCTCAGAACGGCGCGGCAATGTCCTTCGGTCGTACTTCCAGCTTCCTGGATATTTACATCGAACGTGACCTGCAGGCTGGCAAAATCACCGAGCAAGAAGCGCAGGAAATGGTTGACCACCTGGTCATGAAACTGCGTATGGTTCGCTTCCTGCGTACCCCGGAATATGATGAGCTGTTCTCCGGCGACCCGATTTGGGCAACAGAATCTATCGGCGGTATGGGCGTTGATGGCCGTACTCTGGTCACCAAAAACAGCTTCCGCTTCCTGAACACCCTGTACACCATGGGGCCGTCTCCGGAGCCGAACATCACTATCCTGTGGTCTGAAAAACTGCCGCTGAGCTTCAAGAAATTCGCCGCTAAAGTGTCCATCGATACCTCTTCTCTGCAGTACGAGAACGATGACCTGATGCGTCCGGACTTCAACAACGACGACTACGCTATCGCATGCTGCGTCAGCCCGATGATCGTTGGTAAACAAATGCAGTTCTTCGGCGCTCGCGCTAACCTCGCGAAAACCATGCTGTATGCAATCAACGGCGGCGTTGATGAAAAACTGAAAATGCAGGTTGGTCCGAAATCTGAACCGATCAAAGGCGACGTCCTGAACTTCGACGAAGTGATGGACCGCATGGATCACTTCATGGACTGGCTGGCTAAACAGTACGTCACCGCGCTGAACATCATTCACTACATGCACGACAAGTACAGCTACGAAGCCTCTCTGATGGCGCTGCACGACCGTGACGTTATCCGCACCATGGCGTGTGGTATCGCAGGCCTGTCCGTTGCTGCTGACTCCCTGTCTGCCATCAAATATGCGAAAGTTAAACCGATTCGTGACGAAGACGGCCTGGCTGTCGACTTCGAAATCGAAGGCGAATACCCGCAGTTTGGTAACAACGATGCTCGCGTCGATGACATGGCCGTTGACCTGGTTGAACGTTTCATGAAGAAAATTCAGAAACTGCACACCTACCGCAACGCTATCCCGACTCAGTCTGTTCTGACCATCACCTCTAACGTTGTGTATGGTAAGAAAACCGGTAACACCCCAGATGGTCGTCGCGCTGGCGCGCCGTTCGGACCAGGTGCTAACCCGATGCACGGCCGCGATCAGAAAGGTGCTGTCGCCTCTCTGACCTCCGTTGCTAAACTGCCGTTTGCTTACGCTAAAGATGGTATCTCTTACACCTTCTCTATCGTTCCGAACGCACTGGGTAAAGACGACGAAGTTCGTAAGACTAACCTGGCGGGTCTGATGGATGGTTACTTCCACCACGAAGCGTCCATTGAAGGTGGTCAGCATCTGAACGTGAACGTCATGAACCGCGAAATGCTGCTCGATGCGATGGAAAACCCGGAAAAATATCCGCAGCTGACCATCCGCGTATCCGGCTACGCCGTACGTTTTAACTCCCTGACGAAAGAACAGCAGCAGGACGTTATTACCCGTACCTTTACTCAGACCATGTAATTCCCAGTCTGACTGAAAAAGCGTACAATAAAGGCCCCACATCAGTGGGGCCTTTTTAACACGTGATTCCCTGCCCAGCCTGCTTTGCCAGTTATCTATACTTTGGGTACCTGTCAAAACAGACTTAACACAGCCGGTTTGAGCTGTGCATCACAGGCCCTGGAGGGCCGAACCCGGAGATATCACCGCAATGTCAACTATTGGTCGTATTCACTCCTTTGAATCCTGTGGCACCGTTGATGGCCCAGGCATCCGCTTTATTACCTTTTTCCAGGGCTGCCTGATGCGCTGCCTGTACTGCCATAACCGCGATACCTGGG includes these proteins:
- the serC gene encoding 3-phosphoserine/phosphohydroxythreonine transaminase, which codes for MAQVYNFSSGPAMLPAEVLKLAQQELCDWHGLGTSVMEISHRGKEFIQVAETAEQDFRDLLNIPSNYKVLFCHGGGRGQFAGIPLNLLGDKTTADYVDAGYWAASAVKEAKKYCTPNVIDAKITLDGLRAVKPMSEWQLTPGAAYLHFCPNETIDGIAINETPNFGDDVVVTADFSSTILSHDIDVSRYGVIYAGAQKNIGPAGLTLVIVREDLLGKAHVACPSILDYTVLNDNDSMFNTPPTFAWYLAGLVFKWLKEQGGVAAMDKINQQKADLLYGVIDNSDFYRNDVAALNRSRMNVPFQLADSALDKLFLEESFAAGLHALKGHRVVGGMRASIYNAMPLAGVKALTDFMQDFERRRG
- the ycaO gene encoding 30S ribosomal protein S12 methylthiotransferase accessory factor YcaO yields the protein MTQTFIPGKDAALEDSIARFQQKLLDLGFDIEEASWLNPVPHVWSVHIRDKECALCFTNGKGATKKAALASALGEYFERLSTNYFFADFWLGDTIANGPFVHYPNEKWFPLTEDDEVPEGLLDARLRAFYDPDDQLTASMLVDLQSGNDERGVCGLPFTRQSDGETVYIPMNIVGNLYVSNGMSAGNTPNEARVQGLSEVFERHIKNRIIAESISLPEIPAEVMARYPGVVESIAKLEAEGFPIFAYDGSLGGKYPVICVVLFNPANGTCFASFGAHPDFGVALERTVTELLQGRSLKDLDVFTPPTFDDEEVAEHANLETHFIDSSGLISWDMFKQDADYPFVDWNFSGTTEEEFATLMAIFKAEDKEVYIADYEHLSVYACRIIVPGMSDIYPAEDLWLANNSMGAHLRDTILSLPGSEWEKEDYLALIEQMDDEGLDDFTRVRELLGLATGKDNGWYTLRIGELKAMLALAGGDLEQALIWTEWTMEFNASIFSPERANYYRCLQTLLLLSQEEERQPLQYLNAFIRMYGVEAVEAASAALSGEAPFYGLQAVDSDLRAFPAHQSLLKAYEKLQRAKAAFWAS
- the focA gene encoding formate transporter FocA, with the translated sequence MKADNPFDLLLPAAMAKVAEEAGVYKATKHPMKTFYLAITAGVFISIAFVFYITATTGTAAMPFGIAKLIGGVCFSLGLILCIICGADLFTSTVLIVVAKASGRITWGQLAKNWLNVYVGNLIGALLFVLLMWLSGEYMTANGGWGLNVLQTADHKMHHTFIEAVSLGILANLMVCLAVWMSYSGRSLMDKAMIMVLPVAMFVASGFEHSIANMFMIPMGIVIRNFASPEFWTAIGSTPESFSHLTIMNFITDNLIPVTIGNIIGGGLLVGLTYWVIYLRGDDHH
- the pflB gene encoding formate C-acetyltransferase, which encodes MSELNEKLATAWEGFAKGDWQNEVNVRDFIQKNYTPYEGDESFLAGATDATTKLWDSVMEGVKQENRTHAPVDFDTSLASTITSHDAGYIEKALEKIVGLQTEAPLKRAIIPFGGIKMVEGSCKAYNRELDPMLKKIFTDYRKTHNQGVFDVYTKDILNCRKSGVLTGLPDAYGRGRIIGDYRRVALYGIDFLMKDKYAQFQSLQAKLESGEDLEATIRLREEISEQHRALGQIKEMAAKYGCDISGPATTAQEAIQWTYFGYLAAVKSQNGAAMSFGRTSSFLDIYIERDLQAGKITEQEAQEMVDHLVMKLRMVRFLRTPEYDELFSGDPIWATESIGGMGVDGRTLVTKNSFRFLNTLYTMGPSPEPNITILWSEKLPLSFKKFAAKVSIDTSSLQYENDDLMRPDFNNDDYAIACCVSPMIVGKQMQFFGARANLAKTMLYAINGGVDEKLKMQVGPKSEPIKGDVLNFDEVMDRMDHFMDWLAKQYVTALNIIHYMHDKYSYEASLMALHDRDVIRTMACGIAGLSVAADSLSAIKYAKVKPIRDEDGLAVDFEIEGEYPQFGNNDARVDDMAVDLVERFMKKIQKLHTYRNAIPTQSVLTITSNVVYGKKTGNTPDGRRAGAPFGPGANPMHGRDQKGAVASLTSVAKLPFAYAKDGISYTFSIVPNALGKDDEVRKTNLAGLMDGYFHHEASIEGGQHLNVNVMNREMLLDAMENPEKYPQLTIRVSGYAVRFNSLTKEQQQDVITRTFTQTM